CCCTCACCATAGTACACCTTGAGGCTGGCAAGGAAAATTACTCTTCCCACAGCACCAGCTCCTAGATCCCTGTGTCTGGGAAGGTCAAGGAATGCACGCAGCCCACAAGCTCGGGGACAGACATGACCAGCTCAGCCTCAGGTCTGGGGTGCAAGAAACCACATCAAGACAGACACCAGCAGTCTTGGAAATGAGGCTTGTGCCCAACACCCgggagctgggagagctggctCAGAGAGCTGGGACCCCTGCTCAATGTGTAGCACACTGGGGCAAgcagaaaagccacaaaacccaaaccacagccagCGTAGCCCTAATTTCTGccctcattcattcattcagaGACCCCTCCTGGCCGTAAGACTTCACTGTTAAGGAGAAGACTTGTCCCCCTCTGCAACGGACATGCCACATCCTTCCCCTCATCACTCCTATGCCCATAATGTGGCTGGGAACTTACGGGAAATCTAGGTCATCTTTCTCCAGAGCTTTGAAGCGGTAAAGTGCCACAAAATAGTGAGACTGCAGATAGCCACCACGCATCCCTGGCTGTGGCTTCTTGTtctgagggaggaggagagaggggttCAGGGCCCCAGAGAGGCTGAGGACAGCTCCAGGGAGCCCAGCAAGGAGatccctgcagcctctgcctaCACTGCTCCAAGGCCGGGGGGTGTTGGCATGTAGGGTGAGGATGACGGATACCTTGTCATCTGCTGCGCTCTTCTCAGTCTTCTTGTCCCCTTCAGAGGTGCCTGGAAATGGGAGGAGGGGGGTTACATCTCTCCTggtgctgcctccctgccccacaACCAGCCTCTTCCCAAGGATCTCCTGTGACCAGGTCAACAAGGGGAAGCAGAGAAGGTGGAGACCTGAACTGAAGTTTCCCCATTTCTGCAGAGTAAACCCCATCCTGGTGGACTCCGTCCCCATCaggctccctccctgccccatgcTCATGGCTGAGGCTCAGCTCCCCCCAGTTCCCTGCCTCTCCGTGTGCAGACAGCCCCGCTGCAGTCGCAGCACTCACCGCCCTCAGTTTTGCCTCCTTCTGGCTTCGTGGCCTCTGGCTCCTCATCCATCATAGCAGCCAAAGGCTGCAAGGCAGAGAGCTGTCAGGgggtgcagagcaggcagggaggtgggggtggcAATGGGgtgtaggctgtggtgctgggaCCATTGGGCATTTGGAGCGACAGGCCAACCCTGCACTCACGTTTTTCTTGTCATCCTGCCCTTTCTTGCGTTCCTTGTTGGCCATAATGACACCCGTCCGCAGGGTCTCGAACACGGGGTCGCTCCTGTTGtctgctgcaggggcacagggaTGGTGAGAGGGGTTCAGCTCCAGGATGCAAGGAGATGGGGCACTCCAGCGTGGGGACAGTACTTACAGAGCAGGTCCTTCACGCAGGCGTATTGCTGGTCACTGTAGAGGGGTGAGCTGTACGCCCGGCGAAACCCTGGGGgctggagggaaaaaggaggtcAGAGCATCAGCCTCCACCCAGACCCTTGGGCCCTCCTGTGAGAGCTGAGGGGGAGCGGGTGGATGCTGGGGACCCAGAAGGTGACCATGCAGCAGGCAGGTGATGCCTCTGCGGTCCCCGCTCTGCGGTCCCCCCTCAGAGCCAGGAAGGGAGGTGGGCCATTGTGCCTGGGTCATGGCCACAAGGACCGAGCCGGCCGCTCCCTGCCATGGTGCTTTGGTCTTCCCTGCGAGGGGGTGCCCCAAGCCCAGGGCTGGTGGGAACACTCACGATTTTGCCAAAGCAGCGCTGCATCTCCACGTAGGACTGGCAGTGGTGGTGGATGTTGGTTTTGCAGTTCTTGCACCTCAGGCCAAATTTGTTGTTGACTGGCGGTGTGTGGGGGAAGAGGGGCAGAAAGGAGAGGCAATGTGacactgcagctgtggggaCGGCTGGGCTGAAGTCCTCTCCAGCCTTGTCCCCCAGCACTCACCCTGGCCatggcccccagccccagccccctcaggaCTCACGGACAATCATGCGGGCACAAACATCACAAAACTTGGGCTTTTTGTAGTAATGATCCTTGAACTTGTGGGGTTTGTCATTGACAAGTTTCTGGGGCTCTGGAGGGGGCTCaggctcctcctcctcttcctcctcttcctcctcctcataGATGTAGTAGATGGGTCCCCCTGAAGGGCTGACCAGCTCCCCATTGGGCTGCGGCTCTGGCGTTGTCTCCTCCTTGGGTTTTCGCTGGAAAAGTTGCTTCAGCTTCTGTAGCTGCCGGGGCAGGAGAGGATGCATTGCACACGGCAGGCATGTGGGGTGAGGCAGGCAGAGAAGCTGGTGCCTCGCCCCCTGCCCCTTCGCTCTGACCCAGACACTCCTTTGTCCCCAAGTGGGAAGAGACCCCAGGCACCTTGGGTCAGAAATGCTGTGAGGACAGGGACCTTCCTCCCAGTGCCATGAGGTCACCACAACAGGAGAAACTGTGACTCCTGAGCACCGTTGTGGCTGTGGGTACCCTGGGGAAAAGCCAAGCTGGGAAATGGCCACCCAGTGCCCTGCTGGGTCAGGAGCCCACCAGGCATCCCCAGGCCCCACAAAGACTCCTGGGGCTGAGGCAATGCCAGAAAGTTGCTGCCCTGTGGGCACCCACTTACCCGGCTCCTGGGTTTCCCACCTGAAGTGGGTGAAGCTGCTGGTGGCTCTGGCACTTCCTTCTCTGTCATGCTACAAGGGGAGAAGAGAGACATCACTTTGGCTGGGGCTGTTCCCGCTGCAGGTGCCCAGTGGGGGAAAGGAACAGCCAGAACTTGCTGGATGGGAAGCATCTTCCAAGCCAGtgcttccctctgccccagcagcaccacctccTGCCCCAGTAAGGGCCAGTCCCGTGGGGGTCATGTCCTGGAGCCCTGGGGTACCCCCCGGGCCCTGCTGCgcaggctgggggtggcaggCTCCCAGCCCAACGTGCACAGCACTGCTGCGTGCTCGTGGTGGATGTGGTGCCAAGTGCTGCCAGCCAGACCCTGGGCTACCTACACGTGTCCGTCTCTGTCTAGACTTCTCCATCTCAACCATTAAACTGCAAACGGTGCCACTCTTGGCCCCTTAGGACAAACATGCCTTTGACGCTGCCTGGCATCACCGTGCAGCCCTGCTTTCTTCTCCACAGAAGCGCCATGCTACCATGGGGGCAGGATCTGCTCCTGCATCCCCCAAACACGCCAGCTCTGACTGTCAGCCATCCCCACAGTCCTTCTACACAGACATCACTGGTTTTGGGGACACCTAACATGAagcccccgccacccccaccccccatgtcCCTGTGGAAACCAATTAGGATGAccagcagggaagagctggggaGTCCTGGGGCAAGGGGTGCAAAGAGCCCTGGGGTCCTGCAGCAGCGTGGGTGGAGCAGGGGCCCACGGGGGTCAGCAGCCACGATGAGGGGGGAGCCGCGTACGGGAACACACTTACGCTGTGTTTGGAGCTCTCGCCCTGCGATGAAAAACCCCGCCAAGTGTGGCCGATGTTGGGGCCCCGTTGGCGGcggagcccccagccctccgTGCCGGGTGCGCAGGGAAGGGGGCAGCTGCCCCAGTCCCCTGGCGGGCGGGAGTGACAGGCCGGAGGGGAACAGACAGCTGAGCGCTGGCGGAGGCTGACGCCGAGAAATTGGAGCCCAAGGAGGGGAGCGGGTGGAGAGGAGCCACCGGCTATTTGCGTTAGTGGTTGCTGGGCGTGCCAGGGGCCACCCACCCCCTGGCAtggggcagcagcggggccggggcacagcgagtgctccagccctgatgtcttgcttgcttttgcatttgagacccctgcagctgggagaggaagaGCGGCAGCGGTGTGGTTGGGGTCTCTCATACGGCAGCTCAGCCCCATACCCTCTAGCCACAAATCCTGCTGGTCTGCTCCCTGCTGAGACAGAGCAGGGGACCCCACTGCTATCacgctgccctgcagcaggttGCAGGTCCCCAGAACTGGACCGGCACCCCAGCGCCAGAGTCCCTGCACCCACGACCTTGCCAGGCTGTGGGTGGCAGCGGGCAGGAGTTTGCACCAGGCCTGGGGCTGGAGCTCACTCCCCTTCCAGGCTCCACCAGGAGCAGGCTTCCTCCGCTTGCACCTGCCCTTGAAGGTGTAGCATCCAGATGCTGCaagaggctgcagctgctgtgcgCAACACCACGGCGAGCACGGTGCCAGCCCGACTCCTGTACCCACAGCGCAGGACACAGTGATACCTGCACCTATCAACTTCAGTGCTGCTCCCCTGGCATCAGGGGGAAGATGTTGCTTCCTGGCAGGGGATACAGCTGGGGACCCTGCCCCCCTGTTCTTGCCATTGCACAGCTGCACggggccagcagctggggaaagagGCCACGAATAGCCAAGTGGGGCAACCAGCCCCAGGTCAAAGTGCCCATTGCTCCTGGCCCAGCTGTAGCTCCCAGCCTTGGCATGCCGCGAGCTGACAGCCCTCATAGGTGCCAAGCACGGGTGCAGGATCGGGGCAGGAACACATCCTCCTGTGAGTGCCCCTTCTGATCCCTGGCTGTCATCTCACCCCGAAGAGACGGCACACACAGCCTCTACCACTGGTATTGGCAGAGAACGGGAAAGCAGCATTAAAGTGATGgacaagttttcttcttttatttaaaaacaaccccccaaataaaataaaacaaaaaaataccccccAAATAATAACctgattaaataaaatgtgcagTGAACATACCAATCAACACCTGTATGTGCGGTTCAACACAGTGCTTAACAAAACAATATACACAGGGTAAGGTGGGCGGGCATGGGCATCActccaaaaataataataataaaaaaaaaatcaatttcttgTCTCTTAATTATGTCCATATAAATATATCCAGGAGGGAAGGCGAGAGGAAGGgagggcagaaaggaaaagagaaggcagagggAAGTGCCCGCAGTCCAGTGTGCTCTGTGCCCATGTGTGAGCCCTACTGTGAGCTGGCACGCTCCAGCACCCGCAAGTCATAGTTCTTTTTGGCCACACGCAGCTTGAAGCGGCTGAGGGAGTTATTGAGGCGGAGGGAGGCATTCTGGGCAGCCAGCGGGCTGGGGAACACGGCCACGATGGTGTATAAGGCAGCAAGGTCACTGTGCCTGCCGTTCTCTGGAGTCCCATTGTTGTCCCCGCCGCCTCCATCTCCACGGCGCCCCTGAGTCTCTTTCAGCCACTGGATTTTGGCACCAGCCATGGCAAGCTGGGTGAAGAGCTTGTCAGCCTCTGTCCGCGTGATGCCCTCGGGCAGGTCTGTCACTTCCAGAACTCGACCCAGTACTGCAGTGGAAAGACAGCACGTGTCAGCGGCAGCAGATTCTTGGGTGGCAACGGCACAGTGAGAGCTGACGCGTGGGCTCCTCGCTAGCTCTGGGGTTGGAGCAGGTCACCTCTACTTTGCCTGTGGAAGCAGCGCTTTGCAAAGCTGTCCCCACATTAtgaatctatttttttaagccagTCACTTCTTCCCCCTCAAACTGCCCCTACCATTCTGCTCCCTACAGTGCCCCATCCTGGTCCTTTCTGTTGGCCACATCCCGGTCCCCACACGGCCTGCTTCAAGAGGAGACTGGTATTTCCCATTTGCCCACGGCTCCAGTGGCACAAAGCCCTCCTTGCTTCCTTTGGCCGGGCTTGGCTTTTTAGTTAGGGCTTTCCCAGGTGTTCTGCCCCATCTTCCTATCCTGATCCTTGGGTACCAGGACCAGGAACTAACCCAGCTCTCCTGCCTTCTGTCCCTGGGAGGGAGAAAGACAGGCTGTGCTCACAGAGGACTTGTGCAGATCCCGAATGTGACGCTGCCCTGTGGGCCTTGTGTGCCCAGGTTAGCGTCATGCCAACCTCTTTGCCTCTGCTCCGTGGTACCCAAACActtctgctgcctcctgcctccagccccgGCTTTGGGGCTTAGCAGAGGGCTGCCTGAACGGATTCTTTGCTAATATTAACGCGGCATCGTAATGAACATGCCAGCCACAAGGAGGGGGGCAGCTCTCTCGGAAGCAGCTCTTAAAGGGACCCCTGCAACCAGCTGCTGTTGTTGGTGACATGGGGGACAAGCCTCCAGAGAGCCAGTGAAGACTGCCTCGCTTCCAGGATGCCTGGCTCACGCCCAGCTAGCAAGCCCTGTATTGCTGTGGAGAGCAGCCAGACTTGTGCCTCTCTCTCCAGCCCGGATGACCAAGTAGAGACCCCCCCAGGGTGAGGAACAGGGAGTCCCTTCCCCTTTGAGAGAGAGAATCCGCTGGGGATTTCAGCCCTCGCAGCCACCCCTGGAAGATCCCAAGGCCCTTTATAAAGTTGAgggctctgcagctcctggcccCCCTGGGAAATGGAAGCATGAGAGGGAAGAGTAACTTGGGAATGCAATGGTGGGAACAAGATCTCAGGGGTCTGGACACTCCCtttctgctgagaaagaggaataaaaatgcaCGAGTTCTGCCAGCTCCACCCGCTCAATCATTTCAACCCTCACAGAGGCAGGAACAGGGTCCAGGTGTCCTACTGCTCATCACCGACTCTCCAAAAATTTCTCCCCActcttcctcagcagctttgctcagAGCAGGCAGTGTTTACTGGGGTCCTGAGCAACCCCTGTCCCCCCACCTCCTGATGGGTGCAGCTCACTGGGACTGGCTCTGCTGcatgcctcccccccccccccggccccagccagGCCTCGtgggctgcgggggggctgtgtgtgtgggggaggCAGTGGCAGGCAGGAACTGCTCTCCACAGCCACCCCCAGCAATGGGTTctgtgggatgctgctgtgggcagagaTGGCACCTGGAGTCTCTGCCAATGCCAGCTGCCCCCGGGCAGTGGGGACTAGTCAGAGGGCAAAGGGGGAACTGCTTGAGGAGGGTCACT
Above is a window of Falco biarmicus isolate bFalBia1 chromosome 19, bFalBia1.pri, whole genome shotgun sequence DNA encoding:
- the STAC3 gene encoding SH3 and cysteine-rich domain-containing protein 3; its protein translation is MTEKEVPEPPAASPTSGGKPRSRLQKLKQLFQRKPKEETTPEPQPNGELVSPSGGPIYYIYEEEEEEEEEEEPEPPPEPQKLVNDKPHKFKDHYYKKPKFCDVCARMIVLNNKFGLRCKNCKTNIHHHCQSYVEMQRCFGKIPPGFRRAYSSPLYSDQQYACVKDLLYNRSDPVFETLRTGVIMANKERKKGQDDKKNPLAAMMDEEPEATKPEGGKTEGGTSEGDKKTEKSAADDKNKKPQPGMRGGYLQSHYFVALYRFKALEKDDLDFPPGEKITVIDDSNEEWWRGKIGEKVGYFPPNFIIRVRAGERVHKVTRSFVGNREIGQITLKKDQIVVQKGEEVNGYVKVYTGRKVGLFPVDFLQEI